One region of Lactobacillus johnsonii genomic DNA includes:
- a CDS encoding amino acid permease has product MSKNSSESSEVKTMKRSLTNAHIQLIALGGTIGTGLFLGVGNSIELAGPAVIFIYCLVGFFLFLLMRALGELILSDIKKNTYIDFISEYLGKSIGTTTGYLYWFSWLTLAMAEITALGIYFQYWWPNLQSWIPGLITLLVLLAINLISARVFGNLEFSFAIIKIVTIIAFVILVFYLLITNSSTKYGHVSWNNIMIDGGIFAKGPKGFLLGFQMVIFSFIGVELIGLTAAEAKEPKKTITRAIDQLPVRIILFYVLAILSILLAIPWTKVSTSSSPFVQALGATGIKNAGSIINFVVISAAISSTNSFIYSAGRLLFSINYNGKNKISKHLGKLDHRQLPKNALVFSTVLIALAPLLNLFLKDAFTFISATATSMFLLIWSIMIVTHMTYRKKTPKNELPTFRMPLYPISDIAVLIFFIAMIIVLLIFPNYRIPMISAGIIFTVLVCLTHFIQKKSN; this is encoded by the coding sequence ATGTCAAAAAATAGCTCAGAATCATCTGAGGTTAAAACTATGAAACGGAGTTTGACAAATGCCCATATTCAACTAATTGCATTAGGGGGAACAATTGGAACAGGACTATTTCTAGGAGTTGGAAATAGTATTGAACTAGCTGGTCCTGCAGTAATTTTTATCTATTGCTTAGTTGGATTCTTTCTTTTTCTGTTAATGAGAGCACTCGGAGAACTGATACTTTCAGATATTAAGAAAAATACCTATATTGATTTTATTTCAGAATACTTAGGAAAAAGTATTGGAACAACAACAGGATATTTATATTGGTTCAGTTGGTTAACTCTCGCTATGGCAGAAATTACCGCCTTAGGGATTTATTTTCAATATTGGTGGCCCAACCTGCAAAGTTGGATTCCCGGATTAATTACTTTATTAGTACTATTAGCTATTAATCTAATTTCAGCACGGGTATTTGGAAACTTAGAGTTTAGTTTTGCAATTATTAAAATTGTAACAATTATTGCATTTGTTATTCTGGTCTTCTACCTATTAATTACAAATTCTTCAACAAAGTATGGGCATGTTAGCTGGAATAACATTATGATTGATGGTGGTATTTTCGCCAAAGGTCCGAAAGGCTTTTTATTAGGTTTTCAAATGGTAATCTTTAGTTTCATCGGTGTTGAGTTAATTGGTTTAACTGCTGCTGAAGCAAAAGAACCAAAGAAAACTATTACACGTGCTATTGACCAACTGCCTGTTCGAATTATTTTATTTTATGTGCTTGCAATTCTAAGTATCTTATTAGCAATTCCTTGGACAAAGGTTTCAACTTCAAGTTCACCATTCGTCCAAGCATTAGGTGCAACAGGAATAAAAAATGCAGGTTCAATAATTAACTTTGTTGTTATAAGTGCAGCCATTTCATCAACTAATAGCTTTATCTATAGTGCGGGCCGTTTATTATTTTCAATAAATTACAATGGTAAAAACAAAATCAGTAAGCATTTAGGTAAGTTGGATCATCGACAATTACCTAAAAATGCTTTAGTATTCTCAACAGTTTTAATTGCATTAGCACCTCTTTTAAATCTCTTTTTAAAGGATGCTTTTACCTTTATTTCTGCCACTGCAACGAGTATGTTTTTATTAATTTGGTCAATTATGATCGTGACTCATATGACTTACCGTAAAAAGACACCAAAGAATGAACTTCCAACATTTAGAATGCCGTTATATCCAATATCAGATATAGCAGTACTAATATTTTTTATAGCAATGATTATTGTGTTACTAATATTTCCAAATTATCGAATTCCAATGATAAGTGCAGGAATAATTTTTACAGTTTTAGTATGTCTAACTCACTTTATACAGAAAAAAAGTAATTAA
- a CDS encoding carboxymuconolactone decarboxylase family protein: MLREDAKNIHEKVLKANDPEAWERISHFAFEEVQDDVDLPNKTKLLSNLAYLLGMQGLEEYRLMLPVALDDGVSPIEAKEVVYQAVDYLGLGRVMPFFEATNQILLDRGVKLPLPSQATTTMKNRLEKGEETQIRLFGSQMKDFAKKGVINKWLVDNCFGDYYTRKSLDDKEREMITFCYLAAQGGCEPQLLAHAKANVGLGNDQQFLTKVVLANIPFIGYPRSLNAINVINQVK, encoded by the coding sequence ATGCTTAGAGAAGATGCAAAAAACATCCATGAAAAAGTTTTAAAAGCAAATGATCCTGAAGCTTGGGAAAGAATTAGTCATTTTGCGTTTGAGGAAGTCCAAGATGATGTAGACCTACCAAATAAAACAAAATTATTATCTAATTTAGCTTATTTGCTAGGGATGCAAGGTTTAGAAGAATATCGCTTAATGCTTCCGGTTGCTCTAGATGACGGAGTAAGTCCAATTGAAGCGAAAGAAGTAGTTTATCAAGCGGTTGATTATTTAGGATTAGGACGTGTAATGCCATTTTTTGAAGCAACAAATCAAATCTTGCTCGATCGTGGTGTTAAATTACCCTTACCTAGTCAAGCTACCACTACTATGAAAAATCGTCTTGAAAAAGGTGAAGAGACTCAAATTAGATTATTTGGATCACAAATGAAAGATTTTGCTAAAAAGGGTGTTATCAATAAGTGGTTAGTAGATAATTGTTTTGGAGATTATTACACAAGAAAAAGCCTAGACGATAAAGAGAGAGAAATGATAACTTTCTGTTATTTGGCCGCTCAAGGAGGGTGTGAACCACAATTGTTGGCCCACGCCAAGGCTAATGTAGGTCTAGGAAATGATCAACAATTTTTAACCAAGGTTGTTTTAGCAAATATTCCATTTATTGGCTATCCTCGTAGCTTAAATGCAATTAATGTTATTAATCAAGTAAAATAG
- the adhE gene encoding bifunctional acetaldehyde-CoA/alcohol dehydrogenase produces the protein MVQDKKATKEEKAIDVNKMIDGYVEKAHVALDEMANFDQEQVDKICEAIASAGEQNSYLLAKMAVEETGRGVVEDKTIKNMFASENIWNSLRHEKTVGVIEEDKEKQLIKIAEPKGVIAGVTPVTNPTSTVIFKAMLALKTRNAIIFGFHPQAQKSCVKTGEIIREAAIKAGAPKYAIQWIEYPSLEATSTLMNHPNVQTILATGGPGMVKAAYSSGKPAIGVGPGNGPSYIEKTANIPESVYDIVLSKTFDNGMICSSENSVVVDEDIYNDVKDEFKSWNCYFLKPDEIKKFEEKFIDPKRGTVAGPVAGRSAYQIAKLCGVDVPEDTKVIIAEYKGVGKKYPLSAEKLSPVFTMYKAKGHEDAYKICTDLLNYGGRGHTAGVHSQDEKVIDEFSMKMDACRILVNSPASVGGVGDLYNNMLPSLTLGTGSYGANTFSHNIGARDLLNIKTVAKRRDNMQWIKVPKKTYFEHNAANYLKHMPDVERFFIVTDEGVASKYINEITDIISQRRGKKSYEVFQAVTKDPDTDIIADGVHRMNIFKPDVVIAIGGGSVMAAAKAMRLFYENPDMSFEDAYSKFLDIRKRTVRFPKYNAIQLVCIPTTSGTGSEVSPFSIIKDAKTGIKHTLCDYSLNPDVAIVDDQFVETMPKELIARSGFEALAHAVESYVSTMATDFTRGWSMEAIKLIFENLEKSYNGDQNARSRMHNAATLAGMAYANAFLGVGHAIAHTESSEFGIPSGLSDAIAMPYVIRFNSKKPRKLAMRPHYSTFRADKDYAEIARSLGLKGNSDQELIDALIKKVVELGHAVGMKLSLKANGISEADFNNKVENMAVEAYGDQNVVTNPSALLISEIKNLMKETYTGKGIEA, from the coding sequence ATGGTGCAAGATAAAAAGGCGACAAAAGAAGAAAAAGCAATTGATGTAAATAAAATGATTGATGGCTATGTAGAAAAAGCCCATGTTGCTTTAGATGAGATGGCCAATTTTGATCAAGAACAAGTTGATAAAATTTGTGAAGCTATCGCAAGTGCAGGGGAACAGAATAGTTATTTACTTGCAAAAATGGCTGTTGAAGAAACTGGTCGTGGAGTAGTAGAAGATAAGACTATTAAAAATATGTTTGCCAGTGAAAACATTTGGAATAGTCTTCGTCATGAAAAAACTGTTGGCGTTATCGAAGAAGATAAAGAAAAACAATTAATTAAAATTGCAGAACCTAAAGGCGTAATTGCTGGAGTAACTCCCGTTACTAACCCAACCTCAACTGTAATCTTTAAAGCTATGCTTGCTTTAAAAACTAGAAATGCTATTATTTTTGGTTTCCACCCACAAGCACAAAAGAGTTGTGTAAAAACTGGTGAAATTATTCGAGAAGCAGCAATTAAAGCTGGTGCTCCTAAATATGCTATTCAATGGATCGAATATCCAAGTCTTGAAGCAACAAGTACTTTAATGAATCATCCAAATGTTCAAACTATTTTAGCTACTGGTGGTCCTGGAATGGTTAAGGCAGCTTATTCATCTGGTAAACCTGCAATCGGTGTTGGTCCAGGTAATGGTCCTTCATATATTGAAAAGACCGCCAATATTCCAGAATCCGTCTATGATATTGTCCTCTCTAAGACTTTTGATAATGGTATGATTTGTTCCTCCGAAAATTCTGTAGTAGTTGATGAGGATATCTATAACGACGTAAAAGATGAATTTAAGTCTTGGAATTGTTATTTCTTAAAACCAGATGAAATTAAGAAATTCGAAGAAAAATTCATTGATCCTAAGAGAGGAACTGTTGCTGGTCCAGTTGCTGGTCGTTCGGCTTATCAAATTGCAAAATTATGTGGAGTAGATGTACCAGAAGATACTAAGGTAATTATTGCCGAATACAAGGGTGTGGGTAAAAAGTATCCTTTATCTGCTGAAAAGCTTTCTCCTGTATTTACCATGTATAAAGCTAAGGGTCATGAAGATGCCTATAAGATTTGTACCGACCTTCTAAATTATGGTGGGCGCGGCCATACTGCGGGGGTTCATTCTCAAGATGAAAAAGTAATTGATGAGTTTTCAATGAAAATGGATGCATGCCGTATTTTGGTTAACTCTCCAGCTTCAGTTGGTGGCGTTGGTGACTTGTACAACAATATGCTTCCTTCCCTTACTTTAGGGACCGGTTCATATGGTGCTAATACTTTTTCACATAATATTGGTGCTAGAGACTTGCTTAACATTAAGACAGTTGCAAAACGTCGTGATAATATGCAATGGATCAAGGTTCCAAAGAAGACATATTTTGAACATAATGCAGCAAATTATTTAAAGCATATGCCTGATGTTGAAAGATTTTTCATCGTGACTGATGAAGGTGTAGCAAGCAAGTACATTAATGAAATTACTGATATTATTAGTCAACGTCGTGGTAAAAAGAGCTATGAAGTCTTTCAAGCAGTAACTAAGGATCCTGATACTGATATAATTGCTGACGGTGTTCACCGGATGAATATCTTTAAACCGGATGTCGTGATTGCTATTGGTGGTGGATCTGTAATGGCTGCTGCTAAGGCAATGCGATTATTTTACGAAAATCCAGATATGAGTTTTGAAGATGCTTATTCAAAATTTTTAGATATTAGAAAAAGAACGGTAAGATTTCCAAAATATAATGCTATCCAATTAGTATGTATTCCAACTACTTCAGGAACTGGTTCAGAAGTATCACCATTTTCAATTATTAAAGATGCAAAGACCGGAATTAAACACACTCTTTGTGATTATTCTTTAAATCCTGATGTTGCCATTGTTGACGATCAATTTGTAGAAACTATGCCAAAGGAATTGATTGCTCGCTCTGGTTTTGAAGCATTAGCTCATGCAGTAGAAAGTTATGTTTCGACTATGGCTACTGATTTTACTCGTGGCTGGTCGATGGAAGCTATCAAGTTGATTTTTGAAAACTTAGAAAAATCATATAATGGTGATCAAAATGCTAGAAGCAGAATGCATAATGCAGCTACTTTAGCTGGTATGGCATATGCAAATGCATTCTTAGGTGTAGGACATGCAATTGCTCATACAGAATCATCTGAGTTTGGTATTCCAAGTGGCTTAAGTGATGCTATTGCAATGCCATATGTGATTAGATTCAATTCTAAAAAGCCTAGAAAGCTTGCAATGCGCCCACATTATTCAACTTTTAGAGCTGATAAAGATTATGCAGAAATTGCACGTAGTCTGGGACTAAAAGGAAATAGCGACCAAGAACTAATTGATGCTTTAATCAAGAAAGTTGTTGAATTAGGACATGCTGTTGGGATGAAGTTAAGCCTTAAAGCTAATGGAATTAGTGAGGCTGACTTTAATAATAAGGTAGAAAACATGGCTGTTGAAGCTTATGGCGACCAAAACGTTGTAACAAATCCTTCTGCTTTATTGATTAGTGAAATTAAGAATCTAATGAAAGAAACCTACACTGGAAAGGGGATTGAAGCTTAA